From Arachis hypogaea cultivar Tifrunner chromosome 3, arahy.Tifrunner.gnm2.J5K5, whole genome shotgun sequence:
attattatactctatctcttctatttttaatttatttcctatttatttacgtttttataagtttttgttataaattttattatttttatttcatacaaaTTAGTTTATTATAACTCTTCACATGTTGAGTcttcttaattttaaattatatttttttgtgcttgattttatttttaatttagaagaTTGAGTGATAAAATAATATCAATGAAAGTTGTATatccttttctttgtctttttagCTTACTTTTTTTTTGTAAGAATCATGagtaatgatatataatagtgtttatgcataaaagataagtataaattatatcctatcttttcttagtaaaatttttattgtctatcttaaaataaaaaaatattataaattacttTGAATCAATAAATCTATCATTATCGTAGACAactgtaaaatttaaaaaaatttataattattcaatGGTTACTTCATTTAGTCTAATATATTAGTTCTTTAAGTCAAATATTACCGTAAATTTGTGTTGGACTCAAACACTTTAATAACATACATTTAAAATTTATATGCTTATTACAATAGCTCATGATTGGACTAAGATAAAGAAAGACATCAATGTCATTTCCTGGTGATTGTGGTCCAGGAATGAGTAAAGAGAGCATAAAATAATCAGGCTTCATGCTCATCTAAAGGGGTAGATTGTACACCATTAGAACAACAGGCCATGTACTATGTGTACTGCTCAAAGTTCGAAACGGATTGAACCCGTCGCTTGCTAAGCCTAGTCTCACATTACGAGGATCCTTCGCAAAATCTTCATGTCGACTGTCAAATGCTTTCCATGATTCACCATCAGCAGGATGCCTTAATGAGCCATCTTTAACACGATCATTATGATGCCAAGACATAGCTTTAACTGTCCTTGTGCACATGAAAAGTCTTTGAAGTCTGGgaatcaaaggaaaatgccttAGAGTTTTCGCAGCAACTTTACGAGACTTTTTTGATGAGGTTACATCATCCTCTTCCATAACAGGATGCTCAACATAACGGTATGATCCACACACATGGCATGATATGTCATTCTCATGCCCGTTTCGATACAACATGCAGTCATTAGGACATGCATCGATCTTTTGGTAGTCAAGACCCAGATTCTTTATCATATTCCTGGTTTTATCAAACGAAGTAGGGATATTCAAATGTGGCATTCCTTCTTTTAATAATTCCAAGAGAGAAGTGAACGACGCGTTACTCCAACCATGCAAGTATTTTAACAGGTAAAGACGAATAGTAAAAGATAATCTTGTGAATCCTTTACACATGGTGTATAGTTCTTGGCTTGCCTTGTCTACCAATTTGTAAAATTCATTTGCACTTTTATTGGGCCCTGTATTTTGTCCATCAAATTGTGTAGTATCTCTGAATCTATCACGTAACAGCTCATCAATGTTATCATTATAGTTATATTCACCGTCTGTGTCACTGTCAACATCCATAGCAATAAGTGATTCTCCATGATTAAACCACCGCCTATAACCTTCTACAAATCCGTGGCATATTAAATGGTTATACACGTCATCTCTCTTTAACCAAAGTCTATTACAACACTTTTTACATAGGCATTGAATTTCTTCTCCTTGAGGAATTCCCACTGATGAAAAAGCAAAATGTAAAAATCTTTCTACACCAAGTTGATATTCTTTCAAATGGCGGGGCGTATCCATCTAATCCTTGGAGACATCCATCGAAAACCTATGTATTTCAAATAGATAGCTAAGTTCATATTCTAAAGTCCTTAATTAACGTTAGTCTCAATAACTGCAAATCTAGCTTCTTATGTAACTAATAAGAGACAATGTTTTTCCAACCTCcaaaatactttaaaaataactaacaaaaaatatcaaagaaaattgAGTTTTAGCTATTCTTAAAGAAAGCCTTAAAGTGACCGCCTCGAGAAAGCACTTAAAGTAGTATACATAACATGAATAATAAATTAAGTAGTATACATAACATGAATAACAAATTATATGTGGTTAGGACATAGAAAACCACGATCACATGACCTCTAATGATAGAGGTTCTATTACAAAACAAAAACGTTATAAAAAGTATAATAAGTTATACAAGGTTAGGACATAAATAATCACGATCACATTCGCGTAGTTGCCTCTACAAAAGGCgtcgaaatttttaaaatgaaactaaaataaaGATAGTAGTCAACTAGCACCGCAGAAACTAAATCCGTACCCTAGTAGCAACAGCAGTACCACAGCAGAAGCAAACCAAGAGAAGTGGCAGCGACAACAGCACCGAAAACACAATTATTAAAAGcatgtaataaaaataaatagacttAAATCAATACTAACAAGATTCAGTAGCAACCAAGCAAACACAAGATTCAGTTCAAGCAAACAAACACAGTTTTCAATTTTACTGTTGTATATATTGATTAGTATATGACATGGCAAACAAAGGTGGAAAAAAGTAAATACTAATTTTGTGTAATGATATATTTAGGTTCTGTTTGGGCAACAGCCTTGATCGTAACAAGTTAAAGGGGTTAAAAAAATTGGAAATGAAGAGGTAGCATTAGTGTGGAGCAGTGTCGATGATCATGATCATTATAATCAGCTTAAACA
This genomic window contains:
- the LOC112790635 gene encoding uncharacterized protein, whose product is MDTPRHLKEYQLGVERFLHFAFSSVGIPQGEEIQCLCKKCCNRLWLKRDDVYNHLICHGFVEGYRRWFNHGESLIAMDVDSDTDGEYNYNDNIDELLRDRFRDTTQFDGQNTGPNKSANEFYKLVDKASQELYTMCKGFTRLSFTIRLYLLKYLHGWSNASFTSLLELLKEGMPHLNIPTSFDKTRNMIKNLGLDYQKIDACPNDCMLYRNGHENDISCHVCGSYRYVEHPVMEEDDVTSSKKSRKVAAKTLRHFPLIPRLQRLFMCTRTVKAMSWHHNDRVKDGSLRHPADGESWKAFDSRHEDFAKDPRNVRLGLASDGFNPFRTLSSTHSTWPVVLMVYNLPL